A single genomic interval of Arthrobacter globiformis harbors:
- a CDS encoding substrate-binding domain-containing protein produces MKPQLGVAAAVAACLFAVAGCASGANTTGSGTSGANGGSSASFVKKDPLILGYSVYDQTDPYFIAYAKGVQARAAERGAKVVISDSKDSAQIQVTGSSQLISRNISALLITPVQPDSLPATISAAHAAKIPVLVGDIGAKGDYDYFVQSNNEAGGAQGAEYLCKKFDDGQPHEVAFIRDDPGHAAGEARGKGFKDGLAKCSNLKLVSEIPGQTIEAAFKAGQDIFAANPNVEAIFGFNSNAVQGAVRAAETSNKKPVIVGFNGDPIELEMIEQGKQEATVAQDPFGQGQALVDAALDLLDGKEPKFTDAASNTLEQPTTLVTKENLADFKAKLNKQ; encoded by the coding sequence ATGAAGCCTCAACTCGGTGTCGCAGCAGCAGTTGCTGCATGTCTTTTCGCTGTGGCTGGCTGTGCCAGCGGTGCCAATACGACCGGTTCCGGCACCTCAGGAGCCAATGGCGGCTCCAGCGCTAGCTTCGTCAAGAAAGATCCGCTGATTCTGGGGTACTCCGTTTACGACCAGACCGACCCGTACTTCATCGCCTATGCGAAGGGTGTCCAGGCCCGGGCTGCAGAGCGTGGCGCAAAGGTCGTAATCTCCGATTCCAAGGACTCGGCGCAGATCCAGGTCACCGGTAGTTCGCAGCTTATTTCCCGCAATATCTCTGCGTTGCTGATCACTCCGGTTCAGCCGGACTCGCTGCCGGCTACCATCTCTGCTGCTCATGCTGCCAAGATCCCCGTTCTTGTTGGCGACATTGGAGCCAAGGGTGACTATGACTACTTCGTCCAGTCGAACAATGAGGCCGGGGGCGCCCAAGGGGCTGAGTACCTTTGCAAGAAGTTCGATGACGGCCAGCCACACGAGGTAGCGTTCATTCGCGATGACCCAGGGCACGCAGCGGGCGAAGCCCGCGGCAAGGGCTTCAAGGATGGTCTTGCCAAGTGTTCGAACCTGAAGCTCGTCAGCGAAATTCCGGGCCAGACCATTGAAGCGGCATTTAAGGCAGGCCAGGACATTTTTGCGGCCAACCCGAACGTCGAGGCCATTTTCGGTTTCAACAGCAACGCTGTACAGGGCGCGGTCCGTGCCGCGGAAACCTCCAACAAAAAGCCGGTCATTGTCGGCTTCAACGGTGACCCGATCGAGCTTGAAATGATCGAGCAGGGCAAGCAAGAGGCCACGGTGGCCCAGGATCCGTTCGGTCAGGGTCAGGCTCTGGTCGATGCTGCCCTGGACCTTCTCGATGGCAAGGAGCCGAAGTTCACTGACGCAGCTTCCAACACTTTGGAGCAGCCGACCACTCTCGTCACCAAGGAGAATCTGGCTGATTTCAAGGCCAAGCTCAACAAACAGTAG